In Mycolicibacterium lutetiense, the sequence CGCCGCGTACCGCAACGAGCCAGAGACCGGCCGCGGCCTGGCCAACTCCGGGGTGCCCCGCGAAGACGTGTTCCTGGTGACCAAGCTGTGGAACAGCGACCAGGGATACGACTCAACGCTGGCCGCGTTCGACGCCAGCCTGGATCGGCTCGGTGTCGACTACCTCGACCTGTATCTCATCCACTGGCCGGTGCCGGCCAACAACGCCTACGTCGACACCTTCAAGGCCTTCGCGCACCTGCGGGACCAGGGCCGGATCCGGTCCATCGGGGTCAGCAACTTCGCGCCCGAACACCTGACCGTGCTGATCGACGCCACCGGCATCGTGCCTGCGGTCAATCAGATCGAATTGCACCCGCTCCTACCGCAACACGAGCTTCGCGAGGTCCACGCCAGATTGGGCATCGCGACCGAGGCATGGAGCCCGCTGGGACAGGGCTCCCTGCTCACCGATCCGGTGATCACCGGCATCGCCGAACGGCACGGTAAAACCCCCGCACAGGTACTGATTAGGTGGCATATACATCTGGGTAATATCGTCATCCCCAAGTCGGTGAATCCCGAGCGGATTGCCAGCAATTTCGACGTGTTCGATTTCGATCTGGACGCATCGGACATGTCGGCCATCGCCTCGCTGGAGACGGACACCCGCCTGGGACCCGACCCTCGAACCTTCAACTTCACAGGATAGGTGCCATGACCTCCTCGGACGGGGCCGCGATTCCCACCGTCACGCTGAACGACGACCGTACGATCCCGGTCGTCGGTCTCGGCGTCGGCGGACTCTCGGATTCCGAGGCAGAGCGCGCCGTGTCCACGGCCTTGGAAGCCGGTTACCGGCTGATCGACACCGCGGCGGCCTATGAAAATGAGGCCGGGGTCGGCCGTGCCATCGCGGCATCGGGCATCCCGCGCGAGGAGATCTCGGTCACCACCAAGCTGGCCATCACCGATCACGGTTTCACGTCGTCGCAGGACGCCGGGCGGGCCAGCCTGGAGCGGCTCGGCCTCGATTATGTGGACCTCTATCTGATCCATTGGCCCGGCAACGACATCGGCAAGTACGTCGACAGCTGGGGTGGACTGATGGCACTCAAGCAGGCCGGGCTGACCCGTTCCACCGGGGTGGCCAACTTCAGCCCCGAGAACCTGTCGACGATCGTCGATCTGACGTACGTCGCACCTGCGGTCAACCAGATCGAGCTGCACCCCCTGCTCAACCAGAGTGCCTGGCGCGCCGCCAACGCCCAGTACAACGTCGTCACGCAGGCCTACAGCCCGCTCGGTGTCGGCAGCCTCCTGGACAACCCGGCCGTCACGGCCGTCGCCGAGGCACACGGCAAGACCCCGGCCCAGGTGCTGATCCGCTGGAGCATCCAACTGGGCAACAGCGTGATCTCCCGGTCGACCAACCCGGAGCGGATCGCCTCCAACCTCGACGTGTTCGGCTTCGAACTGACCGCCGATGAGATCGCGGCTCTCGACAGTCTCGATAATGGCACCCGCTTCCGGCCCGACCCGGCGACCTTCACGGGCTAGCCCGTCGGGCAGGTGCCCGCGGCGTCGCGGAGAACCCCGGCCGACGCGGTGTCGACCGGGAGCGCGTAGCCGCGCAGCACCTCGACGAACTGCACCGAGTACTGACACCAGAACGCCTGATTGGGCGGCATCCAGCGGGCGGGTTCCTGATCGCCCTTGTCCTGATTGGGTTTTCCGGCGACCGCCAGCAGATTGGCCGGGTCGTTGGCGAACCGCAGCCGCAGATCGTCGGGCCAGTCTCGCGCGCCCAGGTCCCAGGCCAATGCCAACGGCACGATGTGGTCGATCTGCACCGAGGCACCGGTCCGGTTGCCTCGGACGAATGACACGACCGCATTGGTATACGGGTCGTGCAGGGTGCCGGTCGCCACGGCGGTCGGACACCGCTTGATCGCGACGAAGGTCTTGTCCACGAGGTCGCGGTCGAGGATGTCGTTGCGGGTGTCACAGCCGTTGTGGCCACCGGGGGCGCTGTTGTCGTCGTCCCATGAGTCACCGTACGCCGCGCGGCGATAGTCGTTGCTCCGCACCCGCATCGGTATCTCGGGCACTCCGGCCAACAGGTCGACCCCGGGCGCGACGCTGGGCGGTTGCGCCTGGGCGGAGAACCGGTCGGGACGTTGTGTCGACCACGCCACCTGGACGGCGACGACCACTGCGAGTGCCACGGCGGCGGCCAGCCACCACATCCGGCGGCGGGTCATGCCTTGTCCAGATATTCGACGCGGTCCGTATTCACGAATTGTGCTGCCAGCAGGTCCATTCCGGGATCATGCGGACTCTGCGCGTAGCGCTGCTCGCAGAATGCCCGGGCTTCCTGGATCACTTCGAGATGGTCCCGCAGAGACAGGAAGCGCAAGTTGATGGTGCGCCCGGACTGGTTGAGGCCCAGCACATCTCCCTCGCGACGCTCGTCGAGATCCAGATCCGCCAGGGCGAATCCGTCCAGGGTCGCCGCCACGGCCTTGATCCGTTCACCTGCCTTGGACGTCTCCGGCAGCCGGGTGGCCAACAGGCACAGGCTGGGATGCTGCCCCCGGCCGATCCGGCCGCGCAGCTGATGCAGCTGGCTGATGCCGAACCGGTCGGCGTCCATCACCACCATCATGGTGGAGTTGGGCACATCGACGCCGACCTCGATGACGGTGGTACACACCAGCACATCGATCTCGCCGGCCCGGAACAAGCCCATCACCGCGTCCTTCTCCTCACCGGACAGTCGGCCGTGCATCAGGCCGAGCCGCAACCCGGACAGCGGACCCGCACCCAACCGGTCGAACAGCTCGACCACCGTGACCGGCGGCGGACCCCCGCGCTCTTCGCTCTTGTCACCGGACTTGTCGGATTCGTCGATGCGCGAGGCGACCACATAGGCCTGACGCCCCGCGGCCACCTCCTCGCGGATGCGGGCCCAGGCCCGGTCCAGCCAGGCCGGCTTCTGCGAGATGAAAATGGCGTTGGTGGTGATGGGCTGGCGCCCCCTCGGCAGTTCGCGCAGCGTCGAGGTCTCCAGATCGCCGTACACGGTGAGCGCGACGGTGCGGGGTATCGGCGTGGCCGTCATCACCAGCAGATGGGGCGTCAATCCATCACGGGCCTTGGCGCGCAATGTGTCCCGTTGCTCCACACCGAACCGGTGCTGTTCGTCGACGACCACCATGCCCAGATTGTGGAACTCGACCGCCTCTTGCAGTAGTGCATGGGTGCCGACAACGATGCCGGCCCGCCCGGACGCCACCTCGTCGCGCACCGCACGCTTCTGCGGCGCCGTCATCGACCCGGTGAGCAGCGCGACCCCGGTCGAGGATTCAGCGCCGCCGAGTTGGCCCGCCATCGCCAGCGGACCCAGCACGTCGCGGATCGAGCGCGCATGTTGTGCGGCAAGCACCTCGGTGGGCGCCAGCAGCGCACACTGGTAGCCCGCATCGACCATCTGCAGCATCGCCAGCACCGACACGATGGTCTTGCCCGAGCCCACCTCGCCCTGCAACATCCGGTTCATCGGCCGCGTCGAGGCCAACTCGCCCGAGATCACCTCCAGCACCTCGGACTGCCCGGCGGTCAGTTCGAACGGCAGCCGACCCCGCATCGCGGCGGCCAATCCGTCGCCGGTTCGTGGTGCGGCAGGGCCGGATTCACTCAGTTCGCTGTAGCGCCGGGCCACCAGCGCCCATTGCAGCCCGATGGCTTCGTCGAAGGTCAACCGCTCGCCGGCCCGCTCCCGCGCAGTAGTGTTCTCGGCCAAATGGACGGCCCGCAACGCCTCGTCTTCGGTCATCAGATTGTGTTCGCGGACAAAGGATTCCGGGAGCGGGTCCGGGACCGGGTCGAGGACGTCGAGCGTCTGGCGCACGCACGCGTAGATGTCCCAGCTCTGCACCTTCGCCGAGGCCGGGTAGATCGGGAAGAAGTCTCGTTCGAACTCCGCCAGCATCTCCTCACCGGTGGCACCCGATGCCGACGCGATGGTCTTGAGCGACTTGGTCCCGATCTGCTTGCCGGGCGGCGGATTCAAGACCAGGAACGCCGGATGGTCCAGCTGCAGATTGTTGCGAAAGTACTTGACCTCGCCGGAGAGCATCAGCCGCGTACCTTTTTCCAGCTTGTCGACCATCCACCCCGCGTTGAAGAACGTCGCAGTCACGGTGGGCCGATGCTCACCCAGGGTGACCCGCAGCCACGTCCGGCTCGTCTGCCGTCCGGTCTTCTTGTTGAAGGTCGGCTTCATGCCGCCGGTCTTGGTCTCGGTGACGACCTCGATGAACGTGACGTGCTCACCTTCCTCCAGATCGAGGGCCTCACCTTCTCCGCGGACCGTCATCCCGTCGCTGTATTTACGGGGGTAATGCCGAAGCAGATCGTTGACGGTGACGATGTCGAAATGCTCCTGGAGCGGCTTGGCTGCCTTTGCCCCGATCACCAGATCCAACCGGTCGCCGAGAGTGGCCACTACTCGACCCCGATCAGCAGGGCGTCACCATGGTGCCCTGTGTGATACGTCACCAATTCGGCACCGAGGTGCTGGCGGCGCACGTGGGCCTGCAGCGCGTCCCCCACGAGGCCGTCGACACCGTCGCCGGTGAGCACGGTGATCAGCTCTCCGCCGGCCACCATCAGCAAATCGATCAACCCGGCGGCCGCCGAGGTGAGGTCCGGCCCGACGATCAGCACCTCATCGCCGGCGATGCCAAGCCCGTCGCCCGGCTGACAGGCGCCCGCCCAGGTCAATGCATCTTCGGTGGCGATCCGCACCGCACCGTGCCGCGCACCCGCGGCGGCGCGCGCCATCGTGTACCCGTCGTCGACGGCCTGTCGTCCCTCGTCGTGGACGGCCAGCGCCGCCAGCCCCTGCACCATCGATCCCGCAGGCACCGGCACCACGTCGATCCCCCAGCCGATCGCCGCCGTGCAGCCCGCGACCAACTCCTCTGCGGCGACATACCCGTTGGGCAGCACCATGACCTGGGCCGCACCCACATCGATCAAGGCCCGCAGCAGCTGCTGCGCGTTGATCGGCGCGCCGGCATCGGGTCGCAACACCTGCGCACCCTCACCGGCGAACAGTTCGACACCGCCGTCCCCGTCGACCACTGCCAGCACGGCGCGCTCGCGGGCCCAGCCCCCGGCGGGCCGGACGCCGGCGGCGACGGTCAGCGCAGTGATCTGAATCCGGTTCAGCGACCCCACCCCCAGCCCAGCCTCGACCGCAGCCCCGGCATCGTCGAGGTGGACGTGCACCGAGTACTGATCGCTGCCCGAGGCGGCGATCGCCACCGACTCACCGATCTGCTCCAGCGCTGCCCGCAGCCCCTCGACGGCAGGCGCACCGCACCCGCTCAGCAGGTACATGACCTCGAACTGTGGCGGTGCCGCCGCGGCCGCCAGCGTGGCCTGCGGCGAGGCCGGGGTGTAGACCGGCCGGCGGGGCACGTGGCCGGCCAATGTGGCCGTCATGGCGTCTAGCAGGACGAGCAGGCCACGACCGCCGGAATCGACCACCCCGGCCTTGGCCAGCACATCAAGTTGTTCCGGTGTGCGGTCCAGGGCGGCCGATGCAGCCTCACCGGCAGCGGCCGCCACCTCGGCAACCTCGCCGCCAGCGGCCGCGCACTGTTCACCGGCCACGGCGGCCGCCTGCAACACGGACACGATCGTCCCCGGCACTGGATCACCCATGGAGGTGACAGCCAGGACGGCGGCGTGACGCAGCGCCGTGCCGAACAGCGCGCCGTCCACCGCGGAGAGACCGCCGTCACGCCGGGCCGCAGCGGTGGTGATGACCTCGGCCAGGCCGAGCAGAATCTGGGACAGGATCACTCCGGAGTTGCCCCGAGCCCCCTGCAATGCCCCGGCCGCCAACGCGCCCGCCACCACTGCGAGGTCGGCGCCAACCGGCTCGGCATCGACATGCGCCCACGCCGAACGCATCGTGAACAGCATGTTTGTCCCGGTATCGGCATCAGCCACCGGGAACACATTGAGCCGGTTGATCTCGTCGGTATGGACGATCAGATCATCGACAGCGGCGTGAGCCCAGGCCCTCAGAGCGGAGGCATCCAGCTGCCGAGCCGACATCGGACCTCCCAATCCCCGAATCAGATCCCCACCGAAACCCGGTGCGATCCCCCATTGCGGCGCGGTCATCGCCGTGGCTTCCAGCCTATCCAGTGACGATGACAAACCCGATCAGAGCACCACCGGCTGTGCACAACCTGGGTCGTGTTCACGAGCCGTTTTGGCGATCCTCTGGCCTCCCGGTATTCTGATCAGGTTGTCGGGTCGAGCCCCGCCGTTTGCGGCGAGTGGGCCCAGTCCCCCCAAGTACTGATTTCGAGGAGTTGTTGATATGGCTGCCGTGTGCGATATCTGCGGAAAGGCACCTGGCTTCGGCAAGTCGGTGTCGCACTCGCATCGGCGGACCAGCCGGCGCTGGGATCCGAACATCCAGTCGGTGCGTGCCGTGGCGCGCCCGGGTGGCAACAAGCAGCGCGTGAACGCCTGCACCTCCTGCATCAAGGCCGGCAAGGTCTCGCGCGGCTAGTTTCGCGCGCCTGACCGGTGCGCGACGCTTCTGTTTACCTGAGGAGACGGCAGGGTATGCCCTGTCGTCATGACCTCACGTCGCGCACCACACACACCGATCTATGCATGTGCGGCCGCAATCGCGGTCGGTTTCGTGCTGTCCGCATGCGGCGGCACCAGTTCCGATGACAACACCACCTCGGAGACTCCCTCCACAACGGAGGCTCCGGTGACCTCGGAAGGTCCGGCGACCCATACCGAGACCACAGTCATCGAAACCCCGGTATCGCCTGGACCCGCGACGCCGTCGGCTGAGATGCCCGCGCCTACTGGCGACGGCGGCGGGGACATGACTATCCAGATACCCTCGCCGGGTATCCCCTCGCCCCCGCCGATCCCCGCGCCGCCCGCGATCCCCGCGATCCCTGGGCCCTGATCGCCTCAGGGCAGCCGCCATTCGATCGGGTCGGCACCTTTCTGCTGCAGCAATTCGTTGGCCCGACTGAACGGGCGCGACCCGAAAAATCCACGCGACGCCGACAACGGTGACGGGTGCGATGATTCGATCGTCGCGCAGTCACCTTCGGCCAGTAGCGGTTTGAGGGTCGACGCGTCACGCCCCCATAGCACCGCCACCATCGGCTGCTCGCGCGCGACGAGCGCCCGGATCGCACACTCCGTCACTGCTTCCCAACCCTTACCGCGGTGCGAGGCCGGCGTACCCGGCGACACCGTGAGCACCCTGTTGAGCAGCATCACGCCCTGTTCTGCCCACGGGGTGAGATCCCCGTTGGCCGGCTTCGGATAGCCCAGATCCTCGGTGTACTCGTTGAAGATGTTCGACAGGCTGCGCGGCAGCGGACGCACATCTGCGCCCACCGAGAAACTGAGGCCGACTGCATGCCCCGGTGTCGGGTAGGGATCCTGACCGACGATCAACACGCGCACCCGCTCAAAGGGAAAAGTGAAGGCGCGCAAAACATTCTGACCGGTAGGCAAATACTGCCTGCCTGCGGTGAGCTCGTCGCGGAGGAACTCACCCATCTGCGCGACGTGCGTTTCCACCGGCTCGAGCGCGCGGGCCCAGCCGTCCTCGACGAGTTCATTCAGGGGGCGTGGGGTCACGGAAATCCAACTTAGCGTGAGCCGTCAGTCAAACGACTGCCATCCCGCGTTTCCCTCCCACGCGGCGCCGTCGAGGAGCACCGCGGCCGGGCCGGCGAGCACCCGTCCGATGGCCCGCCACCCTGGCGGTGGCGCACCGGGGAATGTCGCGACCAGCGCGTGGTCCTCGCCACCGCCCAGAACCCAGGCCAAGGGGTCGGCACCCACGGCTGTGGCGGCCTCGGCGACCGCCAGGCGATCGGTGTCGAGACGGCTGCTGTCCAGGTCGATGGCAACCCCGGAGGCCGTCGCGATGTGGCCCAGATCGGCGAGCAGGCCGTCGGAGACGTCGGTCATGGCAGTGGCCCCGGCGTCGGCGGCCCGGGCGCCCTGACCGTAGGGCGGCTGCGGGGTGAGGTGTCGCTGCCGCAGGTCCCCGAATCCGGCGGGCCCGTCGACGCCGTGCTCCCACAGTGCGTACCCGGCTGCCGACCGTCCCAGCTCCCCCGCCACCGCGAGGGTGTCACCGGCGCGGGCACCGCTGCGGCGCACCGGTTCCCGGCCGCCGAGGTCACCGAGGACAGTGACCGATATCACCCACAGCGGAGCGCTGACCAGATCCCCACCGGCGATGCTGGCGCCCAGCCGACGCGCCTCATCCCACAGCCCGTCGGACAATTCCGCCGCGGCTGCGACAGCGGTATCGGGTGGTGCACCGAACGCCACCACGAACGCGGTGGCCCGGCCACCCATCGCCTCGATATCGGCGGCGTTCTGGGCGATGGCTTTGCGCCCGATGTCATGCGGCGTCGACCAGTCGAGCCGAAAATGGCGGTCCTGCACCAGCATGTCGGTGGAGACCGCGGTGCGCCCGTCGGACGCCGTCAGCACGGCCGCGTCGTCACCCGGGCCCAGCGTCACGGCATCGGCTTGCGCGCGTCCGAACACCAACCGGTCGATGACGACGAATTCCCCCGCGGTCGCCAGGGTGTCGCCGTCGTCGTCACCGGGATCGTCGCCGATCGTCTCGCCGGTCATATCGCCTCCTGCCGGTCGGTTGCCGCGTCGGAGAACCCGGACCCGACCTGCGGTACGTTTGGTGCCTGCGGCCAGCAGTTTATGCAGCGAGACAGAGGAGGCGGCCGGTGGTGGAGGCTTACGTGCTGATCCAGACCGAGGTGGGTCGCGCCGAAGTCGTCGCCAAACAGCTCGCCGGACTGCCCGGCGTGGTGTCCGCCGAATACGTGACCGGGCCCTATGACGTGGTTTTGCGTCTCAGCGCCGACACGTTGACGGCGCTGCAATCCGATGTGGTCCCGGCCGTGCAGCAGGTACCCGGAATCACCCGGACCCTGACCTGCCCGATCGCCAACGCCGGCCGGCCATAGAGTTGGCGGCGTGACCGACTCGCACACCTCCGACGGACCGCCCCGCGCCCTGCTGATCGCGGCTGTGGTCGTTGCGGTTTCGGTGCTGATCACGGTCCTCGGTATCGCGGCGTCCCGGCAACGCTCACCCGAGCAGCAACCCGTCGCCATCCCGGCGATACCGGCGCCACAGGCCGACAGCCAGCAGTGCCATGACCTGCTCAAGGCACTGCCCCAACAGCTTGGTGATTTCCGGCGGGCCACCACCGTCGACCCCACCCCGCCGGGCACCGCGGCCTGGCGGGCCGAACCCGACACCGAGCCGGTGGTCCTGCGTTGCGGGCTGGAGCGCCCCACCGATTTCATTGTCGGCACTCCGCTACAGGTGGTCGACGAGATCCAGTGGTTCAGGGTGGGAGAAACCGGCCCGGTAGCCCCCGGAACGGAGGCCGATGATCAGGCCCGCAGCACCTGGTACGCGGTCGACCGTCCGGTGTACGTCGCCCTGACCCTGCCCGCCGGGTCAGGACCGACGCCTATTCAGCAGATCTCCGGTCAGATCGCCCGCACCATGCCCGCCCAGGAGCCGGCACCGGCTCCGGCGCGCTGAGTCAACGCAGTCCGGTACCGCGGGCCAGCGCAGTCTCGACCATCGCGGTCAGCAAGGTGGGGTAGTCGACACCGCTGGCCGCCCACATCCGCGGATACATCGAGATGGTGGTGAACCCCGGCATCGTGTTGATCTCGTTGATCACCGGGCCGTCGTCGGTCAGGAAGAAGTCGACGCGAGCCAACCCCTGGCAGTCGATCGCGGTGAAGGCACGCACGGCCAACCGGCGGATCTCCGCCGAGACGTCGTCGTCAACCTTGGCGGGTACGTCCAGTTCGGCTGCGTCGACAAGGTATTTGGTGGCGAAGTCGTAGAAGCCGTCCTCGCGTCCGCGCACGCCGGCCACCCGGATCTCGCCGACGGTGCTGGCTTCGATCTGGCCGTCGGGGAATTCGAGGACGCCGCATTCCAGTTCGCGCCCCGGGATCGCGGCCTCGACAATGACCTTCGGGTCGTGGTGGCGCGCGAGTTCGATCGCGGCAGGCAGCTCATCCCACGTCGCGACCCGGCTGACGCCGATCGACGAGCCACCCCGGGCAGGCTTGACGAACACCGGCAGGCCGAGGCGCTCCCGCTGTTCCAGATCCAGGGTCGGATCTGAACCGTCGCGGCTGGGACGCAGCACCACGAAGTCGCCGATCGGCAGGCCCTCGGCGACGAGCAGCTTCTTCGTGAACTCCTTGTCCATACCCGCGGCACTGGACAACACTCCGGAGCCGACGTACGGGATCCCGGACAACTCCAGCAGGCCCTGGATGGTGCCGTCCTCGCCGTAGGGCCCGTGCAGTACCGGGAAGACCACGTCGACGGCGGCCAACAGCTCACCGGGACCATTGCTCAGCGCCAACAGCTGACCGCTGCGGTTCGGGGCGGCCGGCAGCGCGAGCTCGGTACCGGACGCCTCGGTCACCTCGGGCAGCCGGCCGTCGGTGATCGCGAGCGTCTCCGGACTTCCGTCGGTCAGGACCCACGATCCGTCGGGGGTGATCCCGACGGCGACGACCTCGAATCGCTCCGGGTCGAGGTTGCGCAGGATGCTGCCTGCCGATACGCAGGAAATCGCGTGCTCAGAGCTACGCCCGCCGTAGACCACGGCGACGCGGGTGCGGGATCCGGTCTGATTGCGGGCTGTCACAACCTAGAGAGGTTACCGTCCCGGTCCGCTCCCACCTTCCGGTGCGTCCCGACCTGGGCTTTCACCGCTGCAGTGCGTGCTCCACGTCGGCGAGCAGGTCTTCGGTGTCTTCGATCCCGGCCGAGATGCGGGCGAACCCGGCGGGCACCGGGTCGCCCCAGCGGGCCCTGCGGTCGACCGAGGTGTGGATCCCGCCGAAGCTGGTCGAGGCGATGAGCAGTGCGCTGCGCTCGACCAGGGTGTGCACCGCGGCGGCGTCGGCCAGCTCTATCGACACCAGCCCGCCGAAACGCTTCATCTGGGAGGCCGCCAGGTCGTGTGCCGGATCGTCGGGTAGTCCGGGATAGCGCACCGAGCGCACCGCAGGATGGCTGCGCAGCATCATCGCCAGGGCTGCGGCGTTCTGGCACTGCCGTTCGAAGCGCAGTCCGGCACTACCGAGGCTGCGCAGCACCAACCATGCCTCGAACGCACCAAGGATGGGCCCGGCCAGCAGCCGGTCGCGCTCCACCGCGGCCATCAGCTCGGGCTGGCTGCCTGCCACGTAGCCGGCTATCAGATCACTGTGTCCCGACAGTGACTTCGTGGCACTGGCCACCACGAGGTCGGCGCCGAGCGAAAGCGGTTGCTGACCAAGCGGTGTGGCGGCGGTGTTGTCGACGACGAGCGTGGCGCCGCGACTACGGCAGGTCATTGCCAGCCGGTGCAGGTCGACGACGTCGAGCCCCGGATTGGCCGGTGTCTCGGCGAGGACCACGTCAGCGTGAGCGGACGCCTCACAGATCTCGGCAACACTCGCTTCGATCACCGTAATACCTTGTGGCGCAAGGTATTCTACCGCGTAACGACGGACCTGATAGTAGCCGTCAGCGGGGACGACAAGCGTGGATCCCGGTCTGGCCAGGACCCGCAGAGCCGAGGTGATCGCGGCCATGCCCGATCCGAACGTGAGCGCAGCGGCGGCCCCTTCCAGTTCGGCGAGGGCCGCTTCGAGCTGCCGCCACGACGGGTTGGAGCTGCGGCCGTAGCTGTCGAGCGGCTCGGCTTCGTCGGGCGAGAGATGGAACGCCGACGCCGGCACCGGGATGGGCGCCACCGGCTGTCCTGGAATCGATTCCAGGCCAACAGCTTTGACGCTCCGAGTGGAATCTCCGTACAGGCCGTCCACTCACTCACTCCGGCTTCGTGCTGCGACCCAGTAGCAGTAGAACCGCTTCGTGAACCGACAATCCCTTGTGGCACACCCGATGAACGGCGTCGGTCAGCGGCATCTCGACACCGTAACTGGACGCCAGCGCCAGCACCGATTCACACGAGGACACGCCCTCGGCGACATGTCCGCCCGCGGCGGTCAACGCCGATTCCATGGTGCCGCCGTTACCCAGACGCACACCGAAGGTGCGGTTTCGGGAATGCCCCGAGGTGCAGGTGGCCACGAGGTCTCCGACGCCGGCCAACCCGGCCAACGTGGCGGGGGTGGCGCCCAACGCGATACCCAGCCGCATGACCTCGGCCAATCCGCGGGTGATGATGGCGGCCACGGTGTTCTCCCCCAGCCCCACGCCCACCGCCATACCGCAGGCCAGCGCGATGACGTTCTTGCAGGCACCGCCGACTTCGGCGCCGACCACGTCGGCGTTGGTGTACGGCCGGAAGTAGCCCGTGGCCAATGCGCGTTGCAGAGCGACCGCGCGTCCGGAGTCGCTGCAGGCGACGACGGTGGCGGCGGGCTGTTCGTC encodes:
- a CDS encoding aldo/keto reductase gives rise to the protein MAAPSVSPRVTLNDGNSIPQVGLGVWQTPAEETERAVTAALRTGYRHIDTAAAYRNEPETGRGLANSGVPREDVFLVTKLWNSDQGYDSTLAAFDASLDRLGVDYLDLYLIHWPVPANNAYVDTFKAFAHLRDQGRIRSIGVSNFAPEHLTVLIDATGIVPAVNQIELHPLLPQHELREVHARLGIATEAWSPLGQGSLLTDPVITGIAERHGKTPAQVLIRWHIHLGNIVIPKSVNPERIASNFDVFDFDLDASDMSAIASLETDTRLGPDPRTFNFTG
- a CDS encoding aldo/keto reductase; translated protein: MTSSDGAAIPTVTLNDDRTIPVVGLGVGGLSDSEAERAVSTALEAGYRLIDTAAAYENEAGVGRAIAASGIPREEISVTTKLAITDHGFTSSQDAGRASLERLGLDYVDLYLIHWPGNDIGKYVDSWGGLMALKQAGLTRSTGVANFSPENLSTIVDLTYVAPAVNQIELHPLLNQSAWRAANAQYNVVTQAYSPLGVGSLLDNPAVTAVAEAHGKTPAQVLIRWSIQLGNSVISRSTNPERIASNLDVFGFELTADEIAALDSLDNGTRFRPDPATFTG
- a CDS encoding HNH endonuclease family protein, which codes for MTRRRMWWLAAAVALAVVVAVQVAWSTQRPDRFSAQAQPPSVAPGVDLLAGVPEIPMRVRSNDYRRAAYGDSWDDDNSAPGGHNGCDTRNDILDRDLVDKTFVAIKRCPTAVATGTLHDPYTNAVVSFVRGNRTGASVQIDHIVPLALAWDLGARDWPDDLRLRFANDPANLLAVAGKPNQDKGDQEPARWMPPNQAFWCQYSVQFVEVLRGYALPVDTASAGVLRDAAGTCPTG
- the recG gene encoding ATP-dependent DNA helicase RecG, whose protein sequence is MATLGDRLDLVIGAKAAKPLQEHFDIVTVNDLLRHYPRKYSDGMTVRGEGEALDLEEGEHVTFIEVVTETKTGGMKPTFNKKTGRQTSRTWLRVTLGEHRPTVTATFFNAGWMVDKLEKGTRLMLSGEVKYFRNNLQLDHPAFLVLNPPPGKQIGTKSLKTIASASGATGEEMLAEFERDFFPIYPASAKVQSWDIYACVRQTLDVLDPVPDPLPESFVREHNLMTEDEALRAVHLAENTTARERAGERLTFDEAIGLQWALVARRYSELSESGPAAPRTGDGLAAAMRGRLPFELTAGQSEVLEVISGELASTRPMNRMLQGEVGSGKTIVSVLAMLQMVDAGYQCALLAPTEVLAAQHARSIRDVLGPLAMAGQLGGAESSTGVALLTGSMTAPQKRAVRDEVASGRAGIVVGTHALLQEAVEFHNLGMVVVDEQHRFGVEQRDTLRAKARDGLTPHLLVMTATPIPRTVALTVYGDLETSTLRELPRGRQPITTNAIFISQKPAWLDRAWARIREEVAAGRQAYVVASRIDESDKSGDKSEERGGPPPVTVVELFDRLGAGPLSGLRLGLMHGRLSGEEKDAVMGLFRAGEIDVLVCTTVIEVGVDVPNSTMMVVMDADRFGISQLHQLRGRIGRGQHPSLCLLATRLPETSKAGERIKAVAATLDGFALADLDLDERREGDVLGLNQSGRTINLRFLSLRDHLEVIQEARAFCEQRYAQSPHDPGMDLLAAQFVNTDRVEYLDKA
- a CDS encoding DAK2 domain-containing protein; this translates as MSARQLDASALRAWAHAAVDDLIVHTDEINRLNVFPVADADTGTNMLFTMRSAWAHVDAEPVGADLAVVAGALAAGALQGARGNSGVILSQILLGLAEVITTAAARRDGGLSAVDGALFGTALRHAAVLAVTSMGDPVPGTIVSVLQAAAVAGEQCAAAGGEVAEVAAAAGEAASAALDRTPEQLDVLAKAGVVDSGGRGLLVLLDAMTATLAGHVPRRPVYTPASPQATLAAAAAPPQFEVMYLLSGCGAPAVEGLRAALEQIGESVAIAASGSDQYSVHVHLDDAGAAVEAGLGVGSLNRIQITALTVAAGVRPAGGWARERAVLAVVDGDGGVELFAGEGAQVLRPDAGAPINAQQLLRALIDVGAAQVMVLPNGYVAAEELVAGCTAAIGWGIDVVPVPAGSMVQGLAALAVHDEGRQAVDDGYTMARAAAGARHGAVRIATEDALTWAGACQPGDGLGIAGDEVLIVGPDLTSAAAGLIDLLMVAGGELITVLTGDGVDGLVGDALQAHVRRQHLGAELVTYHTGHHGDALLIGVE
- the rpmB gene encoding 50S ribosomal protein L28, translated to MAAVCDICGKAPGFGKSVSHSHRRTSRRWDPNIQSVRAVARPGGNKQRVNACTSCIKAGKVSRG
- a CDS encoding uracil-DNA glycosylase — its product is MTPRPLNELVEDGWARALEPVETHVAQMGEFLRDELTAGRQYLPTGQNVLRAFTFPFERVRVLIVGQDPYPTPGHAVGLSFSVGADVRPLPRSLSNIFNEYTEDLGYPKPANGDLTPWAEQGVMLLNRVLTVSPGTPASHRGKGWEAVTECAIRALVAREQPMVAVLWGRDASTLKPLLAEGDCATIESSHPSPLSASRGFFGSRPFSRANELLQQKGADPIEWRLP
- a CDS encoding thiamine-phosphate kinase is translated as MTGETIGDDPGDDDGDTLATAGEFVVIDRLVFGRAQADAVTLGPGDDAAVLTASDGRTAVSTDMLVQDRHFRLDWSTPHDIGRKAIAQNAADIEAMGGRATAFVVAFGAPPDTAVAAAAELSDGLWDEARRLGASIAGGDLVSAPLWVISVTVLGDLGGREPVRRSGARAGDTLAVAGELGRSAAGYALWEHGVDGPAGFGDLRQRHLTPQPPYGQGARAADAGATAMTDVSDGLLADLGHIATASGVAIDLDSSRLDTDRLAVAEAATAVGADPLAWVLGGGEDHALVATFPGAPPPGWRAIGRVLAGPAAVLLDGAAWEGNAGWQSFD
- a CDS encoding Lrp/AsnC ligand binding domain-containing protein, whose product is MVEAYVLIQTEVGRAEVVAKQLAGLPGVVSAEYVTGPYDVVLRLSADTLTALQSDVVPAVQQVPGITRTLTCPIANAGRP
- a CDS encoding DUF3515 domain-containing protein; amino-acid sequence: MTDSHTSDGPPRALLIAAVVVAVSVLITVLGIAASRQRSPEQQPVAIPAIPAPQADSQQCHDLLKALPQQLGDFRRATTVDPTPPGTAAWRAEPDTEPVVLRCGLERPTDFIVGTPLQVVDEIQWFRVGETGPVAPGTEADDQARSTWYAVDRPVYVALTLPAGSGPTPIQQISGQIARTMPAQEPAPAPAR